In Vagococcus hydrophili, one DNA window encodes the following:
- a CDS encoding ComF family protein produces MRCRFCQSEILRNLTLTQLLKFSPVYFNHCCASCYLEIVKVEFTQRGFCPYCRKKTKEDICQDCQLWQKEYQGFKLDHHYLYEHNEKMSDYFKTYKFLGDIRMADTFSADIQQELVSYVKQGFIIVPIPVSRKRLEIRGFNQVEQFLKEANIPYQKILKKRRDTASQSEKTREERLKMEQPFYISKRDRRKVTNQSILVVDDVYTTGRTILYAYDQLNNYHPLEIKSFSITR; encoded by the coding sequence ATGAGATGTCGTTTTTGTCAAAGTGAAATTTTAAGAAATCTGACGTTGACCCAACTTCTAAAATTTTCCCCTGTGTATTTTAATCATTGTTGTGCATCTTGCTATTTGGAAATTGTTAAAGTTGAGTTTACTCAGAGAGGTTTTTGTCCTTATTGTCGTAAAAAAACGAAAGAAGATATCTGTCAAGATTGTCAGTTGTGGCAAAAGGAATATCAGGGCTTCAAACTAGATCATCATTATTTGTACGAACACAATGAAAAAATGAGTGATTATTTTAAGACGTACAAATTTTTAGGTGATATTAGAATGGCGGATACTTTTTCGGCAGATATCCAACAAGAGCTAGTTAGTTATGTCAAACAAGGTTTTATCATTGTTCCAATCCCCGTTTCGAGAAAAAGATTAGAGATAAGAGGCTTTAATCAAGTAGAACAATTTTTGAAGGAGGCTAATATTCCTTATCAAAAAATACTAAAAAAGAGGCGAGATACTGCGAGTCAATCAGAAAAAACAAGAGAAGAACGACTTAAAATGGAACAACCTTTTTATATAAGTAAAAGAGATAGAAGAAAAGTGACCAATCAATCTATTCTAGTCGTAGATGATGTGTATACCACAGGAAGAACGATACTTTATGCGTACGATCAGCTAAATAACTATCATCCACTGGAAATAAAGTCTTTTTCCATAACAAGATAA
- a CDS encoding PocR ligand-binding domain-containing protein, giving the protein MTDDHSQYLESHQKILDTILSEFTEATGLATILVDTQGNELTAGYGFSPFCQLMRNDDDTRQLCQNCDMFGGRSSLKNNMTTPYICHAGLVDFSYPVTIDKQVIGYILCGQTKIQDISSFQPIINEKTNWDKDPIFKEAYDNMPFTTPEKIKAGSQLLTIIINYYLSDIMSSHLSVKEPINIPNHLFSKNEQPTSNEEKISLTNVESPANLLEKNTSERQEIVDALNYINRHLNEVITLDEVADHVYLSGYYFSKLFKKEVGKNFIDYVNEKKINRSKILLQDSTWSIDSIAHSLGFSQSSYFSKIFKRVTGMSPREYRQIIQNESKYN; this is encoded by the coding sequence ATGACAGACGATCATTCCCAATATCTTGAGTCTCATCAAAAAATATTAGATACCATACTTAGTGAATTTACTGAAGCAACAGGACTTGCCACAATATTAGTAGATACTCAAGGTAATGAACTAACTGCTGGATATGGCTTTTCACCTTTTTGTCAATTAATGAGAAATGACGACGATACTAGACAGCTCTGTCAAAATTGTGACATGTTTGGTGGTCGGAGTTCCCTAAAAAATAATATGACTACACCTTATATTTGTCATGCCGGATTAGTTGATTTTTCCTATCCTGTCACAATTGACAAACAAGTTATTGGTTATATTCTTTGTGGCCAAACAAAAATTCAAGACATTTCAAGTTTTCAACCAATAATCAATGAAAAAACAAATTGGGATAAAGACCCGATTTTTAAAGAAGCCTATGATAATATGCCATTTACAACACCTGAAAAGATTAAAGCTGGTAGTCAGTTACTAACAATTATTATTAACTATTATCTTTCTGATATTATGAGTAGTCATCTATCAGTCAAAGAGCCTATTAATATTCCAAATCATCTTTTTTCAAAAAATGAGCAACCTACTTCGAATGAAGAAAAAATTTCTTTAACTAACGTTGAAAGTCCCGCTAATCTTCTTGAAAAAAACACATCGGAACGACAAGAAATAGTAGATGCTCTTAATTATATTAATCGACACCTTAATGAAGTCATCACCTTAGATGAAGTCGCTGATCATGTTTATTTATCTGGTTATTACTTTAGCAAATTATTTAAAAAAGAAGTTGGAAAAAATTTCATTGACTATGTGAATGAAAAGAAAATTAATCGATCAAAAATTTTACTTCAAGATTCTACTTGGTCAATTGATAGTATTGCTCATAGTCTCGGTTTTTCTCAATCTAGCTACTTTAGTAAGATTTTTAAACGCGTTACAGGTATGTCTCCTAGAGAGTATCGCCAAATTATTCAAAATGAATCAAAATATAATTAA
- a CDS encoding GntR family transcriptional regulator translates to MASKMPVYLKIHDQIKKEIEEGKWHVGDRLPSERELSETFNVSRMTLRQAVQTLADEGILERKIGSGTYVARKKVQETMIGTTSFSDIVEEQGREPSSKTISYFVTKPSSSEMEKLNLTEKDDILKMERIRYADDVPICFEVASIPYEIIKNFHKEEITSSLYKAIAKEGVKKIGKSSQKISAVIASEKIAHFMDIKRGEAILKVSQISYFDDNTPFEYVRSQYVGERFEFFLEK, encoded by the coding sequence ATGGCGTCAAAAATGCCAGTATATTTAAAAATTCATGATCAAATAAAAAAAGAGATTGAAGAAGGTAAATGGCATGTAGGGGACCGATTGCCATCTGAAAGGGAGCTTTCTGAAACATTTAACGTCAGTCGAATGACCTTAAGACAAGCTGTTCAAACATTGGCAGATGAAGGTATCTTAGAACGTAAAATAGGTTCAGGAACATATGTGGCTAGAAAAAAAGTTCAAGAAACAATGATTGGAACAACTAGTTTTTCAGACATTGTTGAAGAACAAGGAAGAGAACCATCGAGTAAGACGATTTCTTACTTTGTGACTAAACCAAGTTCAAGTGAGATGGAAAAATTAAATTTAACTGAAAAAGATGATATCTTAAAAATGGAACGAATTCGCTATGCAGATGATGTCCCCATTTGTTTTGAAGTAGCCAGTATTCCTTATGAAATTATCAAAAATTTTCATAAAGAAGAGATTACATCTTCTTTATATAAGGCAATTGCTAAAGAGGGAGTAAAAAAAATAGGCAAGTCTTCACAAAAAATATCGGCAGTCATTGCTTCTGAAAAAATTGCTCATTTTATGGATATAAAAAGAGGCGAAGCAATTCTTAAAGTAAGCCAAATTTCTTATTTTGATGACAATACACCCTTTGAGTATGTTCGTAGCCAGTATGTTGGCGAGCGATTTGAATTCTTTCTAGAAAAATAG
- the hpf gene encoding ribosome hibernation-promoting factor, HPF/YfiA family — MFRYNVRGENIEVTQSIRDYVEKKIGKLEKYFTNVPESTAHVNLKVYSDKTAKVEVTIPLPYLVLRAEETSPDLYASIDLVVDKLERQIRKYKTKINRKSRETALDTVAAAAIFESEAVETNDEPDLEIVRTKRLSLKPMDSEEAVLQMNMLGHNFFIFEDSETNGTSIVYRRKDGKYGLIETN, encoded by the coding sequence ATGTTCAGATATAATGTGCGTGGAGAAAACATTGAGGTTACTCAATCAATAAGAGACTATGTTGAGAAAAAAATTGGTAAATTAGAAAAATATTTTACTAATGTTCCAGAATCAACAGCACACGTTAACTTAAAAGTTTATTCAGATAAAACAGCCAAAGTAGAAGTGACAATTCCGTTACCATACTTAGTGTTAAGAGCTGAAGAAACTTCTCCAGATTTATACGCTAGTATTGATTTAGTAGTTGATAAATTAGAAAGACAAATCAGAAAATACAAAACTAAAATAAACCGTAAGTCTAGAGAAACTGCCTTAGATACAGTGGCTGCTGCAGCGATTTTCGAATCAGAAGCAGTTGAAACTAACGACGAACCAGATTTAGAAATCGTTAGAACAAAACGCTTATCATTGAAACCAATGGATAGCGAAGAAGCTGTATTACAAATGAACATGTTAGGCCATAACTTCTTTATCTTTGAAGATTCAGAAACAAATGGAACAAGCATTGTTTATCGTCGTAAAGACGGAAAATATGGATTAATTGAAACAAATTAA
- a CDS encoding glycerate kinase has protein sequence MVDIFTMSPLFNDIESDQSFIIDINKWLSKENIKAKLKLFPYVDYNEPLQTALEYYNQPIRNIVTEGYFGFSTESRYGYANSNEILILDVGSILGNNIVPQIAKAPLMSSTHEIGRVLKKKVKSETKKIIFVNITNMAPDLGFGFLEELGIEFFDRSNKKMKISSGKIGQINSFSYERLPRKWLNYEYFILNNVDGFIPLTGDNSISYKNQILTGASPEIAKLLDRETLKVVNTFEKILDKRIMYQPEASVGNGFAFGCLSFFRNVVVQDQFQAFLDLTDFGEDIQQSDYFILPDYHLSFRSLLEKQNKVSFILSNEAMNLSRKNEIEVPTMEICIENKKWLQRQIQTMIKVFYLNRIVNK, from the coding sequence ATGGTAGATATATTTACAATGAGTCCTTTATTTAACGATATTGAATCAGATCAATCATTTATTATTGATATTAACAAATGGTTATCAAAAGAAAATATAAAGGCGAAACTTAAACTATTTCCATATGTTGATTACAATGAGCCGCTCCAAACGGCTTTAGAATACTATAATCAACCTATTCGAAATATCGTGACAGAAGGTTATTTCGGCTTTTCAACAGAGTCGAGGTATGGCTACGCTAATTCTAATGAAATACTAATACTCGATGTGGGATCTATCTTGGGTAATAACATAGTGCCGCAAATAGCGAAAGCACCTTTAATGTCGAGCACACATGAAATTGGTAGAGTATTAAAGAAAAAAGTTAAATCAGAAACTAAAAAAATCATTTTTGTAAATATTACTAATATGGCACCAGATCTTGGTTTTGGTTTCTTAGAAGAGTTAGGTATAGAATTTTTTGATAGAAGTAATAAAAAAATGAAAATAAGTAGTGGTAAAATTGGCCAAATTAATAGTTTTTCTTATGAAAGATTACCTCGTAAGTGGCTTAATTACGAGTATTTTATTCTCAATAATGTTGATGGATTTATTCCGCTGACAGGTGACAATAGCATATCTTATAAGAATCAAATACTAACAGGGGCGAGCCCTGAGATCGCTAAATTGTTAGATCGTGAAACGCTGAAGGTTGTTAATACGTTTGAAAAAATATTAGATAAAAGGATTATGTATCAACCGGAAGCGAGTGTAGGAAATGGTTTTGCCTTTGGGTGTCTATCTTTTTTTAGAAATGTTGTAGTTCAAGATCAGTTCCAAGCATTTTTAGATTTAACTGATTTTGGAGAGGATATCCAACAATCAGATTATTTTATTTTACCAGACTATCATTTATCATTTAGAAGCTTGTTAGAAAAACAAAATAAGGTGTCCTTCATTTTATCAAATGAGGCAATGAATTTGAGTCGGAAGAATGAGATAGAAGTTCCTACAATGGAAATTTGTATTGAAAATAAAAAATGGCTCCAAAGACAAATTCAAACTATGATAAAAGTATTTTATCTAAATCGGATTGTTAATAAATAA
- a CDS encoding YigZ family protein encodes MLSNYYTIKEDGQFEIVIKKSRFICQLKRIESEEEAKEFIAQIKKEHWKASHNCTAYVLGDHQAIQRSSDDGEPSGTAGVPMLEVLKVKELHNVLAIVTRYFGGTELGAGGLIRAYSNSVSETLNEIGMVEGKLQQEISVTIDYSLHGKVEHFLENNPNYTLKDTLFTDKVTLLIMADEKEVPLCQESLINLLSNQCSIELGETDYVEVPIK; translated from the coding sequence ATGCTATCAAACTACTATACCATAAAAGAGGATGGACAATTCGAAATTGTTATAAAAAAATCTCGCTTTATCTGCCAACTAAAACGAATTGAATCTGAAGAAGAAGCTAAAGAATTCATTGCACAAATCAAAAAAGAGCATTGGAAAGCAAGTCATAACTGCACAGCTTATGTTTTAGGTGATCATCAAGCCATCCAACGCTCAAGTGACGACGGTGAACCTAGTGGAACTGCTGGTGTTCCCATGTTAGAAGTCTTGAAAGTGAAAGAATTACACAATGTTTTAGCGATTGTCACACGTTATTTTGGTGGAACTGAGCTAGGTGCTGGTGGCTTAATTCGCGCTTACAGTAACTCAGTCTCTGAAACGCTTAATGAAATAGGGATGGTTGAAGGAAAATTACAGCAAGAAATTTCTGTAACCATTGACTACTCTCTCCATGGAAAAGTTGAGCACTTCTTAGAAAACAATCCTAACTACACACTAAAAGACACCCTTTTTACTGATAAAGTCACTCTTTTGATTATGGCAGATGAAAAAGAAGTTCCCTTATGTCAAGAAAGTTTAATTAACCTTTTAAGTAATCAATGTTCTATTGAGCTAGGTGAAACAGATTATGTTGAAGTACCGATTAAATAA
- a CDS encoding alpha/beta fold hydrolase produces the protein MKKYFVIESMDEKTDLNGVIWQPETNKTPKAILQLVHGMAEYIERYDEFADFLNENNILVVGHDHLGHGESVDLENPIYGYFAKDDSANILVEDTYQITNYIKKRYPQVPLFIMGHSMGSFVTRNYLKKYSDKVDGSILMGTGGKKEEIKVMKRLLKGLNTISPKAVNPALNHLSFGNFNKKIKQASSPFSWLSKNEENVKAYEAHSKCGFIFTNNGFYTLITLVEGATQKNWFKSIDKELPILIISGEKDPVGNYGKGPRKVAIELTDNYFSDVTLRLYHDLRHEILNEVEKEDVMNDLYDWLTSHLD, from the coding sequence ATGAAAAAATATTTTGTGATCGAGTCGATGGATGAGAAAACAGATTTAAATGGTGTTATTTGGCAACCAGAGACAAATAAAACGCCGAAAGCTATTCTCCAACTGGTACATGGAATGGCTGAATACATCGAGCGTTATGACGAATTCGCTGATTTTTTAAATGAAAATAATATCTTAGTTGTAGGTCACGATCATTTAGGACACGGAGAATCTGTTGATTTAGAAAACCCAATTTATGGTTACTTTGCTAAAGATGATAGTGCAAATATTTTAGTAGAAGATACATACCAAATTACCAATTATATTAAAAAGAGATACCCTCAAGTTCCTTTATTTATTATGGGGCACAGTATGGGCTCTTTTGTTACTAGAAATTATTTAAAAAAATACTCTGATAAAGTTGACGGTTCTATTCTAATGGGAACTGGTGGTAAAAAAGAAGAAATTAAAGTGATGAAACGCTTATTAAAAGGCTTAAATACAATTAGCCCTAAAGCTGTCAATCCAGCTCTTAACCACCTATCTTTTGGGAATTTCAACAAGAAAATCAAACAAGCTAGTTCTCCTTTTTCTTGGCTTTCTAAAAACGAAGAAAATGTCAAAGCTTATGAAGCTCATTCAAAATGCGGTTTTATTTTTACTAATAATGGCTTCTATACACTTATTACACTAGTGGAAGGCGCGACTCAAAAAAATTGGTTTAAATCCATTGATAAAGAATTGCCAATTTTAATCATTAGTGGTGAAAAAGATCCGGTTGGTAATTACGGTAAGGGACCGCGGAAAGTAGCCATTGAATTAACAGATAATTATTTTTCTGACGTTACACTACGTCTTTATCATGATTTACGTCATGAAATCTTGAATGAAGTCGAAAAAGAAGATGTAATGAACGATCTCTATGATTGGCTGACTAGCCATTTAGATTAA
- a CDS encoding DEAD/DEAH box helicase encodes MNLEMFLRGRKLLLQEIPACYHSELESEHVKKESGLSISNQTSYCRRCGSKHLKKDYQIKNPYRIFYYCPECIGLGRVESRNFLYSIPEKKCQKREVKFLWKGQLTKDQAKISKRLVRYYKKEKDHLIHAVTGAGKTEMLFSLIDYALKKGERIAVASPRVDVCLELHPRFQEAFPEEEIALLYGKSTIPYNYTHFVVTTTHQLLRFSEAFDLIVVDEVDAFPYAGNKVLAHGTKQALKKTGTLVYLTATPSIELLESVENEQLKISQLAKRYHGYQLPVPICQFDFFLVSYFRKGKLPSCLQDLLDEQQRQCLLFFPNIERMILCFEKLKESYPNKKIAYVFAGKEDREEIIKKMRNQQIDWLLTTTILERGVTFPNIDVIVCEADHRVFNQASLVQISGRVGRKREFPIGQISFLHNGRTKEMKKAIKQIKEMNQKAGFK; translated from the coding sequence TTGAACTTAGAAATGTTTTTAAGAGGAAGAAAATTACTTTTACAAGAAATACCCGCTTGTTATCATTCTGAATTAGAGTCTGAGCATGTTAAAAAGGAATCGGGTCTTTCTATCTCTAACCAAACAAGTTACTGCAGACGATGTGGTTCAAAACATTTGAAAAAAGATTATCAAATAAAAAATCCTTATAGGATATTTTACTATTGTCCAGAATGTATTGGACTAGGGCGAGTTGAGAGTCGCAATTTTTTATACTCCATTCCTGAGAAAAAATGTCAGAAACGAGAAGTTAAATTTTTGTGGAAAGGCCAACTAACGAAAGATCAAGCTAAAATATCTAAAAGATTAGTCAGATACTATAAGAAAGAAAAGGACCATTTAATTCATGCAGTCACAGGAGCAGGTAAAACTGAGATGTTATTTTCTTTAATTGATTATGCCTTAAAAAAGGGAGAAAGGATAGCTGTAGCTTCACCTAGAGTGGATGTTTGCTTAGAACTTCATCCTAGATTCCAAGAAGCTTTTCCAGAAGAAGAGATCGCTTTACTCTACGGTAAATCAACCATACCTTATAATTATACGCATTTTGTTGTCACCACGACCCACCAATTATTACGTTTTTCTGAAGCTTTTGATTTAATTGTAGTAGATGAAGTAGATGCTTTTCCTTATGCGGGAAATAAAGTCTTGGCTCACGGCACTAAACAAGCACTGAAAAAAACTGGAACGCTTGTTTATTTAACGGCAACACCGAGCATTGAACTCTTAGAGAGTGTTGAGAATGAGCAGTTAAAAATCAGTCAACTAGCAAAAAGGTATCACGGATATCAGTTACCAGTGCCAATCTGTCAGTTTGATTTCTTTCTAGTATCTTATTTTAGAAAAGGGAAATTACCTAGTTGTTTACAGGATCTCCTAGACGAACAACAAAGGCAATGTTTACTTTTTTTTCCAAATATCGAGCGAATGATTTTATGCTTTGAAAAACTAAAAGAAAGTTATCCGAATAAAAAAATAGCCTATGTTTTTGCTGGAAAAGAAGACCGAGAAGAGATAATCAAAAAAATGAGAAATCAACAGATAGATTGGCTTTTAACGACCACCATTTTAGAGCGAGGGGTAACATTTCCTAATATTGACGTGATCGTCTGTGAAGCGGATCATCGGGTGTTTAATCAAGCAAGTTTGGTTCAAATATCTGGGCGAGTTGGTCGAAAAAGAGAATTTCCAATAGGTCAAATTTCTTTTTTACATAATGGGAGAACCAAAGAGATGAAAAAAGCTATTAAACAAATAAAAGAGATGAATCAAAAAGCAGGGTTTAAATGA